In the genome of Populus nigra chromosome 9, ddPopNigr1.1, whole genome shotgun sequence, one region contains:
- the LOC133703194 gene encoding berberine bridge enzyme-like 14 yields the protein MKSPFVFFSVLLISVSLPNSIALPDNFLQCLSENSQPTNPISDAIHTPDNPSFTTVLQSYARNLRFLTLSTPKPLAIIAAKHESHVQATIICSKKLGLQIRIRSGGHDYDGLSYVSDVPFIILDMFNLRSINIDIEDESAWVQAGATLGEVYYRIAEKSNVHGFPAGVCPTLGVGGHFSGGGYGNMMRKYGLSVDNIVDAQIIDVRGRILDRKSMGEDLFWAIRGGGAASFGVILSWKIKLVPVPEIVTVFSVDRTLEEGVSDLAWKWQQIAADKLDNDLFIRLMLQPVNGTQEGKKTIQASFVAMFLGRAERLLSVMNESIPELGLQAKDCAEMRWIESVLSWVGMPKGTPIEVLLDRIPKGVSYLKRKSDYVKEPISKEGLESIWKVMTEVGEVAMLWNPYGGKMSEISETETAFPHRAGNIFKIQYSVNWKQEGIDTTNHYVNLTRTLFEAMTPYVSKNPREAFLNYRDIDIGSIGSHGNGTFQEASVYGHKYFKDNFDRLVQIKTRVDPDNFFGYEQSIPTQSSSYSKIL from the coding sequence atgaagagtcCTTTTGTGTTCTTTTCAGTTCTTCTGATTTCAGTTTCATTGCCAAACTCGATTGCACTTCCAGACAACTTTCTGCAATGTCTTTCAGAAAATTCTCAGCCTACAAATCCCATTTCTGATGCTATCCATACTCCTGACAATCCTTCATTCACAACAGTTTTGCAGTCTTATGCCAGAAACCTAAGGTTCCTGACGCTTTCAACACCAAAACCCCTTGCTATCATAGCCGCGAAGCACGAATCCCATGTCCAAGCAACCATTATTTGTTCTAAAAAACTTGGCTTGCAGATCAGAATTCGGAGTGGCGGTCACGATTATGATGGACTTTCGTATGTTTCTGATGTCCCTTTTATTATTCTTGATATGTTCAATCTTCGATCGATCAATATTGATATTGAAGATGAAAGTGCTTGGGTTCAGGCTGGAGCGACTCTTGGCGAAGTTTATTATAGAATTGCAGAGAAAAGCAATGTCCATGGATTTCCTGCAGGTGTCTGTCCTACACTAGGCGTTGGGGGACACTTTTCAGGTGGTGGATATGGCAatatgatgagaaaatatggccTGTCAGTGGACAATATAGTTGATGCACAAATAATTGATGTCAGGGGCAGGATTCTTGATAGAAAATCTATGGGAGAAGATCTCTTTTGGGCCATTAGAGGAGGAGGTGCAGCAAGCTTTGGAGTCATCCTTTCCTGGAAAATAAAATTGGTTCCAGTCCCGGAAATTGTCACAGTTTTTAGTGTTGACAGAACTCTGGAGGAGGGTGTTAGTGACCTCGCTTGGAAGTGGCAACAGATTGCAGCTGATAAACTAGATAATGATCTCTTCATAAGATTGATGCTACAGCCTGTAAATGGAACTCAAGAAGGGAAGAAAACTATACAGGCATCCTTCGTTGCCATGTTTCTTGGCCGAGCAGAAAGACTCCTTTCGGTGATGAATGAAAGCATCCCTGAATTAGGCTTACAGGCGAAGGACTGCGCTGAAATGAGATGGATCGAATCTGTCCTGTCTTGGGTCGGCATGCCTAAAGGAACTCCTATTGAAGTTTTACTTGACAGGATTCCAAAGGGTGTGAGCTATCTGAAACGGAAATCAGACTATGTTAAAGAACCTATTTCAAAGGAAGGTTTGGAATCCATTTGGAAGGTTATGACTGAGGTTGGAGAAGTGGCAATGCTCTGGAATCCTTATGGTGGAAAAATGAGTGAGATTTCGGAGACGGAAACTGCATTCCCGCATAGAGCTGGAAACATATTCAAGATCCAATATTCTGTGAATTGGAAGCAAGAAGGAATTGACACCACCAACCATTATGTCAATTTGACAAGAACTCTCTTTGAAGCCATGACTCCTTATGTCTCAAAGAACCCGAGGGAAGCATTCCTCAACTACCGTGATATCGACATTGGTAGCATTGGCAGCCATGGAAATGGGACATTCCAGGAAGCAAGTGTTTATGGGCACAAGTACTTCAAGGATAACTTTGACAGATTAGTGCAAATTAAGACAAGGGTTGATCCTGATAACTTTTTCGGGTATGAACAAAGTATTCCAACTCAATCATCATCTTACAGTAAGATCCTATGA
- the LOC133703252 gene encoding tetrahydroberberine oxidase-like, protein MERTIFNMRFLLLIFLAPSVWPASSSSAHEKFLQCFSSRIQPSNPVSEVILTKNSSDYSSVLRSSIRNYRFLNTSIVKPQFIITPFDESHIQAAIVCAKEYGMQIRVRSGGHDYEGLSFESYQEFVLVDLAKLSSIIVDIENETAWIGAGASIGELYYKIADKSKVHGFPAGSCPTVGVGGHFSGGGFGTIFRKYGLAADNVIDAQIVDANGRILDRESMGEDLFWAIRGGGAASFGVILSWKLRLVSVPPTVTVFNIKRTLEQGASNLLQKWQSIGDKFHEDLFLHAAIEVATSSPNGNKTIRVSFVSLFLGRAEELLPVMQDSFPELGLMRENCSEMSWIQSILYFGGFSPRDSLDVLLSRTAQFKGFFKGKSDYVKEPISETGLEGLYRRLLEEEASMLILTPYGGRMSEISDSEIPFPHRSGNIFKIQYLITWDVEEETERHLKWMRRLYAYMAPYVSNSPRAAYLNYRDLDLGRNNNGNTSFTKASVWGLKYFKNNFKRLVQVKTATDPSNFFRNEQSIPVLPSWGQRKMNLK, encoded by the coding sequence ATGGAAAGGACAATCTTCAATATGCGTTTTTTACTGCTTATATTTCTAGCCCCATCAGTTTGGCCTGCAAGTTCAAGTTCAGCTCATGAGAAGTTTTTGCAATGTTTTTCATCTCGTATACAGCCTTCCAATCCAGTTTCAGAAGTTATCCTTACCAAAAATAGCTCCGATTACTCGTCTGTTCtccggtcatccattcgaaACTACAGATTCTTGAACACTTCAATTGTGAAACCTCAATTTATCATCACTCCATTTGATGAGTCTCACATTCAAGCAGCCATTGTTTGTGCCAAGGAATATGGCATGCAAATAAGAGTCCGAAGTGGAGGTCACGACTACGAGGGCCTGTCTTTTGAGTCTTATCAAGAATTTGTACTTGTTGATCTAGCTAAACTTAGCTCCATCATTGTTGACATCGAAAATGAGACGGCATGGATTGGGGCCGGTGCAAGCATAGGAGAGTTATATTACAAAATTGCAGACAAAAGCAAGGTCCATGGCTTCCCTGCAGGCAGTTGTCCTACTGTAGGAGTTGGGGGACACTTTAGCGGAGGTGGATTCGGTACCATATTCAGAAAGTATGGCTTAGCAGCTGATAATGTTATTGATGCTCAGATAGTTGATGCCAATGGAAGAATTCTCGATCGAGAATCAATGGGAGAAGATCTTTTTTGGGCCATTCGAGGAGGGGGGGCGGCTAGCTTTGGAGTAATTTTGTCATGGAAACTTAGATTGGTTTCGGTCcctccaactgttactgtttttaatatcaaaaggACCTTAGAGCAGGGTGCAAGCAATCTTCTTCAGAAGTGGCAAAGCATTGGAGATAAGTTCCATGAAGACCTTTTCCTCCATGCTGCCATAGAAGTTGCTACCTCTAGCCCCAATGGCAACAAGACTATTCGAGTTTCCTTTGTGTCGTTGTTTCTGGGAAGGGCTGAAGAACTTCTACCAGTGATGCAAGATAGCTTTCCTGAGTTGGGCTTAATGCGTGAAAACTGCAGCGAAATGAGTTGGATCCAATCTATCCTCTACTTTGGTGGTTTCTCACCAAGAGACTCCTTAGATGTTCTGCTTAGCCGGACAGCTCAATTTAAAGGATTCTTCAAAGGAAAATCGGATTACGTGAAGGAACCTATTTCAGAAACTGGTTTGGAAGGGCTGTACAGAAGGCTCCTTGAAGAGGAGGCATCAATGTTGATCCTGACACCTTATGGAGGAAGAATGAGTGAGATTTCGGACTCGGAGATACCTTTTCCCCATAGAAGtggaaatattttcaaaatccaGTACCTTATAACTTGGGATGTGGAAGAGGAAACAGAGAGACATCTAAAATGGATGAGAAGACTGTATGCCTACATGGCCCCATATGTTTCAAACTCGCCAAGAGCTGCCTATCTCAACTATAGAGATCTTGATTTGGGAAGGAATAATAATGGAAATACCAGCTTTACAAAGGCAAGTGTTTGGGGCCTGAAATATTTTAAGAACAACTTTAAGAGACTAGTGCAGGTTAAGACCGCAACAGATCCTTCCAATTTCTTCAGGAATGAACAAAGCATTCCTGTGCTTCCATCATGGGGGCAAAGAAAGATGAACCTGAAATAA
- the LOC133702626 gene encoding monolignol oxidoreductase AtBBE-like 15 produces MVPSSFCIFSTLVVLLLSSSVTVSLPIKDNFVQCFLQNSEIAVPTSSFYTPDNSSSFSAVLQSTAQNLRYLLPSVPKPVFIFTPLYEAHVQASVICCRQLGLHLRVRSGGHDYEGLSYASEIESPFIVVDLAKLRAIQVNIEDNSAWVQAGATIGELYYRIAEKSKTHGFPAGLCSSLGIGGHITGGAYGSMMRKYGLGADNAIDARVIDASGRVLERQAMGEDLFWAIRGGGGASFGIITAWKVKLVPVPSTVTVFTVTKTLEQGGTKLLYRWQQVADKLDEDLFIRVIIQTANGAKKGQRTVTTSYNALFLGDASRLLNVMKTGFPELGLTRNDCVETTWLKSVLYIAGYPANTPPEVLLQGKSTFKNYFKAKSDFVQHPIPETALEGIWKRYFQEVTPFMIWNPYGGMMSKISESSIPFPHRKGILFKIQYLTSWQTPSEDASKHINWIRKLYKYMAPYVSMFPRQAYVNYRDLDLGMNKKRNTSFKDASVWGTKYFKNNFNRLVQVKTQVDPDNFFRHEQSIPPLPFSSRKGKGKGHHGIH; encoded by the coding sequence atGGTGCCTtcaagtttttgtattttttcaacTCTTGTAGTTCTGCTGCTATCTTCTTCAGTGACAGTTTCACTTCcaattaaagataattttgtccAATGCTTCTTACAAAATTCAGAAATTGCCGTTCCCACCTCAAGTTTTTACACCCCAGACAATAGTTCTTCATTCAGTGCTGTTTTACAGTCTACTGCTCAAAACCTGAGGTACTTGTTGCCTTCAGTGCCAAAACCTGTGTTTATCTTCACACCTTTGTATGAAGCCCATGTCCAAGCATCTGTTATCTGCTGTAGACAACTTGGACTTCACCTTAGAGTCCGTAGCGGTGGCCATGACTATGAGGGTCTCTCTTATGCTTCGGAAATTGAGTCACCTTTCATTGTTGTAGACCTTGCCAAGCTTCGAGCTATCCAAGTTAATATTGAAGATAACAGTGCTTGGGTTCAGGCAGGTGCTACAATCGGTGAGCTTTACTATAGAATTGCTGAAAAAAGCAAAACTCATGGCTTCCCAGCTGGCCTTTGCAGCAGTTTAGGCATTGGCGGGCACATTACAGGAGGTGCTTATGGTTCCATGATGAGAAAGTATGGCCTTGGCGCTGACAATGCCATCGATGCTCGTGTAATTGATGCTAGTGGCAGGGTTCTTGAAAGACAAGCCATGGGAGAGGATTTGTTTTGGGCAATTAGAGGAGGTGGAGGAGCCAGCTTTGGTATCATCACTGCATGGAAAGTAAAACTGGTTCCAGTTCCATCAACTGTGACTGTTTTTACGGTCACTAAGACCCTGGAACAGGGTGGCACTAAGCTTCTCTACAGATGGCAGCAAGTTGCTGATAAACTTGATGAGGATCTCTTCATCAGAGTCATCATACAAACGGCTAATGGTGCGAAAAAGGGTCAAAGAACTGTTACAACTTCTTATAATGCCTTGTTTCTTGGTGATGCCAGCAGACTACTCAATGTCATGAAGACTGGCTTCCCTGAATTGGGCTTGACACGAAATGATTGCGTCGAAACTACCTGGCTGAAATCTGTGTTATACATCGCAGGCTACCCCGCCAATACACCTCCTGAAGTTCTGCTTCAAGGAAAGTCAACATTCAAGAACTACTTCAAAGCCAAGTCAGATTTTGTCCAACATCCCATACCTGAAACCGCACTGGAGGGGATATGGAAAAGGTATTTTCAAGAAGTGACTCCTTTCATGATATGGAATCCTTATGGTGGAATGATGAGCAAGATTTCAGAGTCATCAATTCCTTTCCCACATAGAAAAGGTATCCTCTTCAAGATCCAGTACTTGACCAGCTGGCAAACTCCTTCAGAGGATGCTTCAAAGCATATAAATTGGATCAGGAAGCTTTACAAGTACATGGCACCTTATGTTTCCATGTTTCCAAGGCAAGCATATGTCAATTACAGGGACCTTGATCTGGGGATGAACAAGAAGAGGAACACAAGCTTTAAAGATGCAAGTGTCTGGGGTACCAAGTACTTCAAGAACAACTTCAACAGGTTGGTACAAGTCAAGACCCAAGTTGATCCTGACAACTTCTTCAGGCATGAACAGAGCATCCCACCTCTCCCATTCTCCTCgagaaaagggaaaggaaaggGACACCATGGGATTCATTAG
- the LOC133702809 gene encoding berberine bridge enzyme-like 17, which produces KSVNKLILKMASISVAFTILSVLLSSVSLATSDPAFDNFLQCLHNHINPSDPISEAIFTPASSSFESVLQAYIKNGRFLTPTTPKPLAVIAAGHESHVQATIICAKFHGLQIRIRSGGHDCEGLSYRSNTPVVLLDMFNLRSIDIDIQNETAWVQAGATLGELYYSIANKSKVHAFPAGVCPTIGVGGHVSQGGYGNMLRKYGLSIDNVIDAQIINANGTILNRETMGEDLFWAIRGGGGASFGVILSWKIKLVSVPEIVTVIHVERFLEQGATDIVYQWQQVAHNLDNDLFIRAMPQVVNGSRPNEKTVKVSFIGFFLGQMDRLLQLVNESFPLLGLKQNECKELSWIESTIFWADFPNGTSIDVLLNRPSKPVTTFYKTKSDYVKNVIPKEGLESIWKMLLLRDWNMRMEWNPYGGKMNEISETETAFPHRSGYLFKIQYSTSWADEANIDNQINWLRDVYAGMQTYVTKNPREVFMNYRDLDIGSNPSNQTDFKNAEVYGHKFFKNNFQRLTKVKAAIDPDNFFKHEQSIPPYPV; this is translated from the coding sequence aaatctGTAAACAAACTCATTCTCAAAATGGCTTCAATTTCAGTAGCGTTCACAATACTTTCAGTCCTTTTGTCTTCAGTTTCTTTGGCAACTTCTGATCCAGCTTTTGACAACTTTCTCCAATGCCTTCATAACCATATTAACCCCTCAGACCCCATCTCTGAAGCCATCTTCACGCCAGCAAGTTCTTCATTTGAATCTGTTCTACAAGCCTATATAAAAAACGGAAGGTTTTTGACACCTACAACCCCGAAACCCCTTGCTGTAATAGCTGCCGGACATGAATCCCACGTCCAAGCAACTATTATTTGTGCAAAGTTTCATGGTTTGCAAATTAGAATCCGGAGTGGTGGCCATGATTGCGAGGGCCTTTCCTATAGATCTAACACTCCGGTTGTCCTCCTCGACATGTTTAATCTTCGGTCCATCGACATTGATATTCAAAACGAGACAGCTTGGGTCCAAGCAGGAGCAACTCTTGGTGAACTTTACTATAGCATTGCTAACAAAAGCAAAGTTCATGCTTTTCCAGCAGGGGTTTGCCCTACTATTGGCGTAGGCGGTCATGTTAGTCAAGGCGGATATGGGAATATGTTGCGAAAATATGGTCTTTCTATAGACAATGTCATTGATGCACAAATAATAAATGCAAATGGCACAATTCTGAATAGAGAAACAATGGGAGAAGATCTATTCTGGGCTATTCGAGGAGGCGGCGGGGCAAGTTTCGGAGTCATTCTATCATGGAAGATCAAGTTGGTCTCGGTTCCTGAGATAGTTACTGTGATCCATGTAGAAAGGTTCTTGGAGCAAGGTGCAACTGATATTGTTTATCAATGGCAACAAGTTGCTCACAATCTAGACAATGACCTTTTCATAAGGGCAATGCCGCAAGTTGTGAATGGAAGCCGCCCCAATGAGAAGACTGTTAAAGTCTCCTTTATCGGCTTCTTTCTTGGACAAATGGATAGACTTCTTCAATTGGTAAACGAGAGCTTTCCCCTTTTAGGGCTAAAGCAAAACGAGTGCAAGGAATTAAGTTGGATTGAATCCACAATTTTTTGGGCAGATTTTCCTAATGGAACATCCATTGATGTTTTGCTCAACAGGCCTTCAAAACCAGTGACAACTTTTTACAAAACCAAGTCTGATTATGTGAAGAATGTGATTCCGAAGGAAGGGTTAGAATCTATTTGGAAGATGCTGCTGCTTAGAGATTGGAACATGAGGATGGAATGGAATCCTTATGGTGGAAAAATGAATGAGATTTCTGAAACTGAAACTGCATTTCCACACAGATCTGGTTACCTTTTCAAGATTCAATATTCCACATCATGGGCAGATGAGGCTAATATTGACAACCAAATTAACTGGTTAAGAGATGTGTATGCTGGTATGCAAACATATGTGACCAAGAACCCTAGGGAGGTATTTATGAATTATAGAGATCTTGACATTGGTAGTAATCCAAGCAACCAGACAGACTTTAAGAATGCTGAAGTTTATGGGCATAAGTTTTTCAAGAACAACTTCCAAAGGCTGACAAAGGTGAAGGCTGCAATTGATCCAGATAATTTCTTCAAACATGAACAAAGTATTCCTCCATATCCAGTTTAG
- the LOC133703879 gene encoding berberine bridge enzyme-like 21, whose amino-acid sequence MAEPTLLAFLLLLLVFNVPSGSFSAKTNDESVYESFLQCLEKNTNPQDKISNLVYSQSNTAYTSVLRAYIRNARYNTSATPKPLVIVTPTQISHVQATVICTKKVGYQLKIRSGGHDYDGISYISDTPFFILDMFNLRSIEVDIKDESASVQAGATLGELYYKIWESSKGHGFPAGVCPTVGVGGHLSGGGYGNMLRKYGLSVDNVLDAQIVDVNGKLLDRKAMGEDLFWAICGGGGGSFGVIISYKIKLVPVPKTVTVFRVERTLDQNATDVVYKWQLVAPTISNDLFMRMLLQPVTRKGKQTIRASIVTLYLGDSDSLVALLGKEFPELGLKKENCNETSWIQSVLWWANFDLGTSPDVLLDRNPNVANFLKRKSDYVQKPIPKDGLEWLWKKMIDVGKTGLVFNPYGGRMSEIPASATPFPHRAGNLYKIQYSMNWQEAGKEADKKFMTQIRRLHSYMTSFVSKNPRSAFLNYRDLDIGVMVPNKDSFEQGSVYGYKYFNDNFDRLVKVKTEVDPENFFRNEQSIPTLPRKA is encoded by the coding sequence ATGGCAGAACCAACCCTTTTAGCCTTTCTTTTACTTCTTCTTGTCTTCAATGTACCGTCCGGTTCTTTCTCTGCCAAAACTAATGATGAATCAGTGTATGAATCTTTCCTTCAGTGcctagaaaaaaatacaaatccccAAGACAAAATCTCAAACCTTGTTTACTCACAATCCAACACAGCTTACACTTCAGTTTTAAGAGCTTACATAAGAAACGCACGTTACAATACTTCAGCAACGCCGAAACCACTTGTCATTGTAACTCCAACTCAAATATCCCATGTTCAAGCCACAGTTATTTGCACCAAAAAAGTTGGTTACCAGCTCAAAATCAGAAGTGGTGGACATGATTATGATGGGATTTCTTACATTTCTGACACACCCTTTTTCATTCTTGACATGTTTAACCTAAGGTCCATTGAAGTGGATATCAAGGATGAGTCTGCTTCTGTTCAGGCAGGTGCTACTCTTGGTGAACTCTACTATAAAATCTGGGAAAGCAGCAAGGGTCATGGTTTTCCTGCTGGGGTTTGTCCTACAGTTGGTGTCGGTGGGCATTTAAGTGGTGGGGGTTATGGCAATATGTTGAGGAAATATGGGTTGTCTGTTGATAATGTGTTGGATGCACAGATTGTTGATGTTAATGGGAAACTTCTTGATAGGAAAGCAATGGGGGAGGATCTTTTCTGGGCGAtttgtggaggaggaggtggaagttttggggttatAATTTCTTACAAGATCAAGCTTGTTCCGGTTCCTAAGACAGTTACTGTTTTCAGAGTTGAAAGAACACTTGATCAGAATGCTACTGATGTTGTTTACAAGTGGCAATTAGTTGCTCCTACAATAAGCAATGATCTTTTCATGAGGATGCTTTTGCAGCCTGTGACAAGGAAAGGTAAACAGACTATTAGAGCATCAATTGTGACATTGTATTTAGGGGATTCTGATAGTCTCGTGGCTTTACTGGGAAAAGAATTTCCTGAGTTGGGATTGAAGAAGGAGAACTGTAACGAAACAAGCTGGATTCAGTCTGTGTTATGGTGGGCTAATTTTGATCTTGGAACATCACCAGATGTTCTTCTTGACAGGAATCCTAATGTTGCCAATTTCTTGAAGAGGAAATCAGATTATGTTCAGAAACCAATTCCAAAAGATGGGTTAGAATGGTTGTGGAAAAAGATGATTGACGTAGGCAAGACTGGATTGGTTTTCAATCCTTATGGTGGTAGAATGAGTGAAATTCCTGCCTCGGCAACGCCATTCCCTCACAGGGCAGGCAATTTGTATAAGATCCAGTATTCAATGAACTGGCAAGAAGCTGGAAAGGAAGCAGACAAGAAATTCATGACTCAAATAAGGAGGCTTCACAGTTACATGACCTCGTTTGTTTCCAAGAATCCAAGGAGTGCATTTTTGAACTACAGGGATCTTGACATTGGTGTTATGGTGCCTAATAAAGATAGTTTTGAGCAGGGTAGTGTCTATGGTTACAAGTATTTCAATGACAATTTTGATAGGTTGGTGAAGGTAAAGACAGAAGTGGATCCAGAAAATTTCTTCAGGAATGAACAGAGCATCCCTACTCTACCAAGAAAGGCATAG